A single region of the Rattus rattus isolate New Zealand chromosome 8, Rrattus_CSIRO_v1, whole genome shotgun sequence genome encodes:
- the LOC116907055 gene encoding olfactory receptor 8B3-like, whose product MAVSNGSLVLEFILLGITEEPKLQIPLFLLFLIIYVVTTLGNLALIILIALNSHLHTPMYFFLFNLSLIDLCYSSVITPKMLMNFILKKNVISYMGCMTQLYFFCFFAISEYYTLTSMAYDRYVAICNPLSYTIAMSPKVCSYLMLGSYLMGLLGATIHTGCMLRLTFCDGNTINHYFCDLLPLLQLSCTSTYVNEIELFIVAVKDIIVPTAIILTSYGFILRSIFQVRSTESRYKAFSTCSSHIFAVSLFFGSSTFMYLQPSSAGSMDEGKISSIFYTIVVPMMNPLIYSFRNKDVKDALRKTLSRRMY is encoded by the coding sequence ATGGCTGTGTCAAATGGCTCTTTGGTGTTGGAATTCATTCTCTTGGGGATTACAGAAGAGCCTAAACTCCAAATACCCCTCTTCTTACTTTTTCTAATAATATATGTGGTAACCACATTAGGAAATTTGGCCTTGATAATTCTAATTGCACTGAATTCTCACcttcacacccccatgtacttttttctctttaacttgTCCCTTATAGACCTCTGTTATTCCTCAGTGATTACACCCAAAATGCTTATGAACTTCATACTAAAGAAGAATGTTATCTCTTATATGGGGTGCATGACCCAGCTCtacttcttttgcttttttgccATATCTGAATATTATACACTAACATcaatggcctatgatcgctatgtggctATCTGTAATCCACTCTCATATACCATCGCTATGTCCCCTAAGGTGTGCTCCTATCTTATGCTTGGTTCATATTTGATGGGACTTTTGGGTGCCACGATCCACACTGGTTGCATGCTTCGACTGACCTTCTGTGACGGTAACACCATCAATCACTATTTCTGTGACCTCCTACCTTTACTGCAGCTCTCCTGTACCAGCACTTATGTCAATGAAATAGAACTGTTCATTGTAGCAGTAAAAGATATTATTGTTCCAACTGCCATCATTCTTACTTCTTATGGCTTCATTCTTCGCAGCATATTCCAAGTGAGGTCCACAGAGAGCAGATACAAAGCCTTCAGTACCTGCAGTTCTCATATAtttgctgtttctctgtttttcGGATCAAGCACATTTATGTATCTTCAGCCCTCCTCAGCAGGGTCTATGGATGAGGGAAAAATTTCTTCCATCTTTTATACTATTGTGGTTCCCATGATGAATCCTTTAATCTACAGCTTCAGgaacaaagatgttaaagatgccctGAGAAAAACCCTAAGTAGGAGAATGTATTGA